A portion of the Juglans microcarpa x Juglans regia isolate MS1-56 chromosome 1D, Jm3101_v1.0, whole genome shotgun sequence genome contains these proteins:
- the LOC121237735 gene encoding S-adenosylmethionine synthase 2 codes for MESFLFTSESVNEGHPDKLCDQISDAVLDACLEQDPDSKVACETCTKTNMVMVFGEITTKANVDYEKIVRDTCRAIGFVSDDVGLDADNCKVLVNIEQQSPDIAQGVHGHLTKRPEEIGAGDQGHMFGYATDETPELMPLSHVLATKLGARLTEVRKNGTCPWLRPDGKTQVTVEYYNDKGAMVPIRVHTVLISTQHDETVTNDEIAADLKQHVIKPVIPEKYLDEKTIFHLNPSGRFVIGGPHGDAGLTGRKIIIDTYGGWGAHGGGAFSGKDPTKVDRSGAYIVRQAAKSIVANGLARRCIVQVSYAIGVPEPLSVFVDTYGTGKIPDKEILKIVKESFDFRPGMISINLDLKRGGNGRFLKTAAYGHFGRDDADFTWEVVKPLKWDKVQA; via the coding sequence ATGGAGTCCTTCCTGTTCACCTCCGAATCAGTGAACGAGGGTCACCCAGACAAACTCTGTGACCAGATCTCTGATGCAGTCCTTGACGCATGCCTAGAACAGGACCCCGATAGCAAGGTGGCCTGTGAGACTTGCACCAAGACCAACATGGTCATGGTCTTCGGAGAGATCACAACCAAAGCTAACGTGGACTACGAGAAAATCGTGCGTGACACTTGCCGAGCCATTGGGTTTGTCTCAGACGATGTGGGTCTTGACGCCGACAACTGCAAGGTCCTTGTCAACATTGAGCAGCAGAGTCCTGATATTGCTCAGGGTGTCCATGGCCACCTAACCAAAAGGCCTGAAGAGATTGGTGCTGGTGACCAGGGCCACATGTTTGGCTATGCCACCGACGAGACCCCTGAATTGATGCCATTGAGCCATGTGCTTGCCACCAAGCTTGGTGCTCGCCTGACCGAGGTCCGCAAGAACGGCACATGTCCGTGGCTTAGGCCAGATGGGAAAACCCAAGTCACTGTTGAGTATTACAATGACAAGGGCGCCATGGTTCCGATTCGGGTACACACAGTGCTCATCTCTACTCAGCACGATGAGACTGTCACCAATGATGAGATTGCGGCTGATCTCAAACAGCATGTGATAAAGCCTGTGATTCCTGAGAAGTATCTTGACGAAAAGACCATCTTCCACCTTAATCCATCTGGCCGTTTTGTCATTGGCGGCCCTCATGGTGATGCTGGCCTCACTGGTAGGAAGATCATCATTGACACTTATGGCGGATGGGGTGCTCACGGCGGCGGTGCATTTTCTGGAAAGGATCCGACTAAGGTGGACAGGAGTGGTGCATACATTGTTAGGCAGGCTGCAAAGAGCATTGTGGCCAATGGACTTGCGAGGAGGTGCATCGTGCAAGTCTCTTATGCCATTGGAGTTCCTGAGCCTTTGTCGGTTTTTGTTGACACTTATGGAACCGGAAAGATCCCCGACAAAGAGATCCTCAAGATTGTCAAGGAGAGCTTCGATTTCAGGCCCGGTATGATCTCCATTAATCTTGATCTCAAGAGGGGAGGAAATGGGAGGTTCTTGAAGACAGCTGCATATGGACACTTTGGCAGGGATGACGCTGACTTCACATGGGAGGTGGTGAAGCCCCTTAAGTGGGACAAGGTCCAAGCTTGA
- the LOC121238061 gene encoding autophagy-related protein 8i-like, whose protein sequence is MGKIKSFKDQHTFDERLQDSKNIILKYPDRVPVIIERYSRTNLPEMEKKKYLVPRDMSVGQFIHILSSRLQLTPGKALFVFVKSTLPQTASCMDSIYESYKDDDGFLYMCYSSEKTFG, encoded by the exons ATGGGAAAGATTAAATCTTTCAAGGATCAACACACATTTG ATGAACGCCTTCAAGACtcgaaaaatataattttgaaataccCAGATCGAGTCCCT GTGATTATTGAAAGATATTCGAGAACAAATCTGCcagaaatggaaaagaaaaa ATATCTGGTTCCTCGAGACATGTCTGTTGGGCAATTTATCCACATCTTAAGTAGCAGGCTGCAATTGACTCCTGGAAAAGCtctgtttgtttttgtaaagaGCACATTACCTCAAACAG CCAGTTGCATGGACTCCATATATGAATCTTACAAGGATGATGATGGATTTCTGTACATGTGTTACAGCAGTGAGAAAACCTTTGGTTGA
- the LOC121238014 gene encoding signal recognition particle 19 kDa protein produces MDGGGDVPNIKKWTVFYPVYINSKKTVAEGRRISVSNACENPTCAEIADCCGHLKLPFAIEIDKAYPRDFMQRGRVRVLLKKEDGTLCNPAISSRKQLMLRVAELVPRHPGRVKKQEPASTSTAGPSKSGKGGRKKR; encoded by the exons ATGGACGGGGGAGGAGATGTACCGAATATAAAGAAGTGGACAGTGTTTTACCCAGTTTACATCAACTCAAAGAAGACAGTGGCTGAAGGGAGACGGATAAGCGTGAGCAACGCATGCGAAAATCCCACTTGTGCTGAGATTGCCGATTGCTGCGGCCATCTCAAGCTCCCTTTTGCTATTGAG ATAGATAAGGCTTATCCACGCGATTTCATGCAAAGAGGGAGAGTGAGGGTATTGCTGAAAAAGGAGGATGGGACTCTCTGTAATCCAGCCATATCTTCAA GAAAACAGCTGATGCTTCGTGTCGCTGAGTTGGTACCTCGGCATCCTGGGAGGGTGAAGAAGCAGGAGCCTGCATCCACATCCACTGCTGGACCTTCCAAATCTGGAAAGGgtggaagaaaaaagagatag